From the Malassezia vespertilionis chromosome 5, complete sequence genome, the window ACGATCAAGAAGGGCGAGAATTTGGTGTTGATGCCTAACGCTACCAATGTGGAAGTGCTCGGACTTTATAGCGAGGTCGACGAAGAAGTGCCAGCGGCGATTTCAGGCGATAATGTCCGGATCAAGCTCAAAGGTGTGGACTTGGACGAGGTGCAGGCTGGGTTCGTACTCACCGATCCCAAGGATCCCGTGCATGTCGTGACACGCTTCGAGGCTCAGTTGGCAATCCTCGAGCACCGCAACATTATCTGCGCGGGCTACAGTGCGGTGATGCACGCCCACTCGCTCTCGGAAGAAGTCAATCTTGCCGAGCTCCTGCACTACTACGACAAAAAGACGGGGAAAAAGAGCAGGAAGGGGCCCCAGTTTGCGAAGAAAGGGATGAAGATTATTGCGCAGATCCAAGCGACGGCGCCCATTGCATTGGAGCGCTTCAAAGACTGCCCACAGCTCGGCCGCTTTAcattgcgcgacgaggGCAAGACGATTGCGATCGGCAAAGTGACCAAGCTGCTTACGGACAACGAGATGCCAGAGATGAACAAGCTGAGCGTAAAGTGAGCTATAGAACTACACATAGCGAGGGTCGTCGGAATCGTACCGAGGAAGTAGGCCCCATTCTTCTGCAGATCTTGGCTGCGAGGCCTCGTCCGCCAATGGCGCCCGTTCGTCCCGCAGTGTCACACGCGCTGCATTCtccgcggcggcgagcttggcgtgctTCTTGGCCTCCCCCTCGTACTTTTCGTCTTTTGACAAATAGTCGGCCAGTGCCAATGTGCAGACGAGGATCGCAACAATACCAAACACAAGCGCCagtgcgcgtcgcgtcgcgtcCCATTTGATGCTCTGCTCGATCTCGGTCCTGAGATCGCTTAGAAAAATGGTGAAGCGGTTGTTGAGGTCCTGGATGTCGAGTTCCAAATGATTGTTCTCGTCCTTGACCTCTGTCTTGCGGTAGTTCATATCAACTTGGATGTCGTGCTTAAGCCGCTCTATCTCTTGCTGCATTTTCTGTGCCAGGCCGTCCACTTCGCGCTGGAGAAGGGACGCGAGACTGCGGAGTGCTGCGGCGTCgtttcgcgcacgcacaagcacctcggtccgcagctcggcgagtGCAGAGGAAAAGAGATAAAACTGGTTGTCCAGATCGCTGCGGTCGATATTGTTTTCAGCAAGTTCCTTGCCGCGACTGTGCAAGAGATCGCGCGTGAGTTTCATGATCGTTTCGGCAGGATCGTGGCGCCGGACTTTTTTCCCGTCTACCTCCATGAACTTCTCGCCGGGGGTCTTCCAGCCGCCCTCGTCcaggcgccgcacaagcacgTGCGTATCGAAAGGAAGCTCTAGGTTTTCCAGATGCGGACGCGAAGTGATCGCCGCAATGGCGCCGGGAAAATAGGGGCTTGGATCGGCGGTGTCGCCGTCATGTTCGATATCGCTCAAATCAAAATTGAGCAGCGGATTCACATTCATTTTTTTGCTTGGGAGTGCTGGGGGGTCTGGCAGTGCCGCTGCTTTTGTTTTTTCAGACGCCTTCTTGTCTTTGGCATCGGGCGCACTGTTTTCGTGTGGCGCCTTTACTTGCTTCCGCGGTGGCGCGTCTCGCATTTGTGATGCAAAAGCGCCCCCCGCAATCGTACTTCCTGCGGCGGTAGCCGCTCCAGGTGCCTGTGTAGTGCCCATCAGGCTGGTATCCTTCCCGTCTTCTTTCTTTGTGCGCTCGCGAAACACGGACGGAATTTCCAACGACTCGCCGCTGCCACCGAGCGAAAGGCTGCCGTGCGAACGCTTCTGCGCATTTAAGAATCGCTGCTTCAGCAGATCCTCGGCAGTCGGGCTCACGAGCGGATGGTTCCTGTCTACGCCATCGTCAGCCGTGTGTGGCCATTCATCCATGGACCGCATCTGCTTCGCCATGTCagcacgcgctttgcgcgctgtttCAGTCACGTCCAATTTTGACTCTGGTTTCTTACGTGCATCTCCTTTAATATCTCCCTTGTTTGCATTCGTTGGCGCCGTGTGTTGTTCCTTGTGCACGCCAGGGACGTCTACAGTGTTGCTTTGTCGCGATGACATAAACGCGCGTACTGCAAtgctgcgatgcgctgcacataCTACTTGTCTCACTGGCCGCAACATcgtggcgcagcggcaaagaTTGCACTGATGTGTacgccgcactgcgcgcaaaatgtTGCTGTGAGCGAGCATGGCAGCAAGGTCCAGCGCGACAGGCACGTGGCTTTGTTTAGTCAGTTGCTTGTCCGGCTTCGCAGGGGCCATGCGTGTCCTTGTCCAGTCGATTCACCAGCATGACAGGCAGCGAGCCTGACGACGAGTTGAACCCCACGCGTGTGTACGAGGAACATACTTACCATGCAGCTATCTCGGGCTACAATCCTGGTCAAAAGAAGAGCCTGCAGGAGTATGCAAACTTGCACGCGGAGGACGAGAGCCTACGGCGTTGGAAAGAAAGTCTCGGCATTGTGCCTGGCGCAGCCCCCGCCGATGCTAACGCGCCAAAGCTCACCATTCATAAGCTTGCGCTCGAATCGAGTGTGTTGCCGAATGGCAGCCTAGGGATCCAGCTGGACCGCCCTGGTGAGCTGGAGCGGCTTAGCAAGGAGCCGCTGCAGGTGCCTGAAGGTATCGAGTACTCGGTCATGATCAGGTTTAGGTGCGTGTCTCTTGTCTAATTccagcgtcggcagcgaAGTGCTTTCGGGCCTAAAGTATATCCATGTagtgcgtcgcgcgggGATGCCAGGTACGCTGCCATGCTCGACTCACCACAGTCGATCGGATGGAGGAGATGATCGGGTCCTATCCACCGCGCAATGAGCCATGTGAAAAGAGgtttgcgccgagcgaggCGCCGAGTGGGTTCCTTGCACGCAGCGGGATCAActcggtgcgcagcaaggtcGTCGATGACGATGGCACTGTCTATGCAGACTTTGCGTGGTCGTTTAAGCTGGTCAAAGCATAAGTTCTGTACAAATAGACCATATTTTTCTTGCTATAGATGCACTGTATCAAGCAGATGTCGACACATTACCATCCGTCTTGCCAGCACCACtggccttgcgctgcagcatacGCTGTCGTGCTTGCAGAATGAGTTgtgccttgcgctcctgtAGCGCAAACTCACGGGCTTTGGATGAAGTGCTCCACTCGTTCGACAGgctgcgatgcgcaggCGCTTTGCCTTTATCAAGTGCAGTGGACATCGAACTGTCTTCGTTAAGCCGTGAATCAAGCTGGAATCGCGCAATTAAATTCGGCGCAGGACGAGATAGTGTGTCTTTTCCGCTCTCGGTAGTTTCCGCGCTTGAAGTTGAGTGCGCAGCctgcggcagcgtcgcgagGAACTCGGGTGGTGGCTATGCGTCAGTAGCGGTGTGCGACGTACCGTAGGGAGGTATCCGTTTTGGAGGATATTGTCGCATGTAATTTCTGCATTGCGAGATTGCATGAGGTCATAGCGAATGGATGTTTCGGGGATGTGGGGGAAGAGATTGCGGACAGTGTCCACCTGAGATAAGCACTTCATGCGCACATACCATTTCCTGCATCGATTGTCCATGATTagaacggcgcgcttcaACCGGCTCGTTATCCTGCACACCGACAATCATGCGCAGAATCATCCAAAAtacaagcagcgcaaacagcgcgccaagcaaaTCGTTCATGCTAGGCCCGGTTCAGGGGCGGCGACCGCACAACGCatgtatcacgtgatccTACCTTTCGTGGGCGCCGCTCCCTTCTCTCCGCCGTCACAATGTTTGGTACGACGGCACGGCAGGCGCCCAAGTTCAGCGAACTGCATACAAAGTATGTGAAGGACTTGTACCGgagctttttgcgcaatTCTTTGAACTGGCATATCCGCCGCGATGTCTGGCGCCAGGATGCCATGCGCATCCGCGCTGAATTTGAGGACAACCGCAACGTGCAAAACCCACGCTTACTTGCCTCTATCCTGAAAGAGGCGGAAAAGAAACTCATGAGTTGGCAACACCCTGATCCATACAAGCGTGAGTATTTTTTTTTCCTTGCAGAGTGCTGACGTACAGCGCCGACGTATGTGGGAGGCACTAAATGGTAAGTACACCAAGCTAGCATACGCTGACAACAGGGAGCGAAACTTGCCTGTATGTTTGCCGGTACAATTTTTAACAAGCAGCCACGAATGTTTACAGATGAGGAAAAGACCGAGTCTCTCAAAGACCAGCGCGTGTAGTTTCTATAGCGCAGCCGTGTATTCCCCTGTATTCCCCGCGTTTTGTACGCTTGTGCATTGCATTCTTATCTACAAACCTTAGCTATTCTCCAGCAGCGAGCAATATTGTTGGTTCCAGTACACCAAAGGACGACGGGTATCTTTTTCGTTTTGTTCGTGCACTGCTTGTTCGACTGCATGGATCTCGCCGAGGAAAAGTGCACTGCCAGCCTCCTGCGACCCATCCTTGTCTATAAAACGAGTCGTGCCGTGCAAATCAGCCGAAGAAAGATCCAGTTGGTAGACGAGGCTGCATGCCAGTGCACCGAGTGATTCGCGCAATACGAGCTGGCCATCCACGGTCGTGGAAGGAGCGCTCGGGTGCGAAGCAAATGGATGCTCTTCGTCATcacacgcggcgctcgcttcGATAGGATAggcaggcgcgccgggcCGTGCAAAATAGTTGGACAATGGCGACTGCGTCGAGGAGAGGATATGAATTAGAAAGTGCGGTTTTCGCTTGTGGGTATCCGAGTTGCCCTCGCTTGAGATTTCTGCGCCGGTACGCAAAGCGTCGGCCATGCGGCTCGGAAGACGGATACTAAATGCAACAATTGGCGGTGATAATGAAACGGTAGTGAACGAAGACAGAGTTGCCGAATGGATGAACCGTGGCTTTTCATGCGCCTTGTCCGGCGGCAAAAATGCAGATACAATGGCTACCGGCTGCGCACTTCCGCGCATGAGCTGCTTGATCGACTCGGCGAGTGTTACGGTTTCCGCCTGTCTCCGTGCACATTCCACAGAAAATGTGCGCCTTGGAGCTCCGGCTATGCGTGCAATCCATTGCGCACGCATTTGTTCCAGCCAAGAAGGACGCTGCAGAAAACCCTTGCTGTGCAGTTCACTGTGGAGGCGAGCCATTTTTCTTGTCCCACTCGTATCTGTGCGCGCCTACTGGAACCTGTCTAGCAGTGAAAACACTGACGCGGCGGCTCTATAGAAAGTGGATGCTTGATCTTGGTCAGTGCATAGAGTTGTTGGACAGCGCGCTCCGAGGAGCAGTCCGAAACTGATGCAAGACCGTGCTGATTTAGTACTGTACAACACATTCATTCCACGCTACGCTTCCTGCAcacgcgcgtcgccgcgcgcacccCATCCTGCAATCTCGGAAATGCGCTTCGCAAAGAGAGGGCTTTCAAtcggccgcgcgccgccctgcATTTGAatcggcgcgcacggccgtgGTGTAGCAAGACCCGCTTCCGGATCGTAGCCCGGCAGCAGGTGTACATTACAGTCGACAAACGGATTCGCCATGTATGCCGTGTACGCCGTGTAAATTGCGCGGAAAACTGGCAAGATGTCCGCGTCCGGTCCAGGCTCCTCGCTCTGCTGGAGCATTAGGAGAAACTTGATCCGTGTATTGGTCAGATACCCGTAGCTATTGTCAGCTGCATGGCATACGCACATGGCATTGTCCTCAATAGACATAAGCAGCCCCAGGTACTGGTCGGTATGCTGTTTCGCTACGGTGAGTTGACATGTAGACGTACAATGCTCTTCAACCATATCCAACGCACCGTGCGCCAAAAAAAACCATTTGGTGTTTTCTCCGTCCACTGCAGGATCCACGCCCAAATAGAGTGGCGCGTTATTTTGGCCGAGAATAGCGATGCATTGCTACCGTTAGTACGCGCGTCGACGCACCAGCCGACTCATCCTGCAGGCGCCCAGacagccgcgccgctgcaccaaGGCCCCGTCACGTGATATTAGTCAGGGCACCACCGGGGTGGATGCGTGGTTTTTGCGCTTTTTCAGGGACGCCATGGCGTGGACGAAGCCGTACGGCAAGACACTTGCGCGCTTACGTTTCCGGAAATCGCTGGAATCTGGTATATTTACCGCGACGTTTGTCGTCGCGATATTGACCGTATCAATCTCAGCATCCACGATCCTTCCATGCCCTGCGAATGGGAAGGGTTCTGTAAAGGACCGCATGGATCcacacacgcgcggcgcattcgcaCAAGAGGAGCAGAAAACGAATGATACACCAAACGCACCGAAAGACACACTGCCCGTTGGCGGTCTgggccagcgcgcgctgctgacGAAACGCGGCGGCTGGATCGAGATTGACGAGCGTCCCCCGTTTTTCtcgtggcggcgctggactGGCTCCTAGTGCGTGTGGATACGCCGCCATAGCGCCgtcgtcgtgcgcggcacgcatATCGCACTACACCATATGCCCTCTTGAGAGCGTCTCGCTTCTACATTATATACCCTACCATTGACACATTTTCACGCTCCATAGCCCACCGCCACACGTGCGCCTGCCGTCCTCACTCTTTTTCCTCTCGCTCCGTGCACACTGCCCGCAGTGTTGGTTCGCGGTAATTGCCACGTGATCACGTTTGGCACGCCACTGCACGGTGGCCCACCATGTTTGGGCGCGTCTTTCACTTGGTCttcgatgcgctgctgatCAGTGTAGCATTATCAGGCATCAAGCGCAATACTGGACTTACACTCTCGCTCTCCAAGGTCCCGAACCGCGATATCCGCAAATGTATTAGCGCATATTTGGAAGCGGGAGAATGGGTACGTTGCCGCGTGCTGCTAAGGTAGCTCATGGATTTCGTCGTGGTCGTGCTCGGGCGCACCAGCTCCTTTGAGCGCATCCGCTAGCCATCCTCTTTATACCCCACTGCTCATACTATGTAGCTACATCTACCGGCACCGACTGCAGTGCACTGAGCCGTTTATTGATACTCTTTAAAAACTTCTCCACCGTAGAGACAGACGTGACAGAAAGCCccagcgcatcctcgccgGGATCAAGCAGGCCCAGTAAAAGTGCCGCGGCTGTCTCGTAGGCAAGGACGCAGTTCGTCGTGTCCCagtcgagctgctcgcaATTGCCTTCTAGCTCGTCGACCGCGGCACTGCGTGCAAGCTCCAATGCCTTGTCAAAAATTTGCCGGTCCAGGTTCTGGACACTATCCGGCACAACGTCTGCAGAtaatgcagcgcgcgcatgcaccgaTTTTTCGTAGCACTCGTCAAACTGCGAGCGAAACCAATGCGCGAGACTGCGCATGGCCTCGCTCGGCTCCGCACCCTCCAAGTTCTCCGCGTATCCATTCACAGCAAAAAGTCCCCGCTGCAAAAACCCAAGCGCGCGTACGTAGAGCGCAAGGCTCTCTGCCACGACTGTTTCTTGaaagtgcagcgcagcggaGTTGGGGCTGCTGTCCACAGGGCTTAGCCCATTGGTATTCATGCGCACAGTTGCATTGCACTCGgccagccgcgcatcggcaAATTCATGGAGCACGTacgctttttgcgcaaatCCATGGAGCACCGCAGCAAGATCCTGCTCGCTAAAAGGCGCggtgtcgagcgcatcaagcgATTTGGcctgtgcaggcgctgtgccACTTGACGCAAGTCTGCCGCCCGCCATGCTGATCGCGCGGGACAAGGCGCTGGGATTCAGAGCGTTGGGTGGCATTTTCCCTGCGCCTGGCGTGTTCGACACCTCGCTCTCTGCGCCTGGCTTGAAGCCAAACGCAGTGTTcaacgcgcggctcgcATCGTTGATGGGCAACTCCATCAAGCGGCTCGCAAGCACCGTGTCTGGCTCCTTGCTATCCTCGAGCGGTGcttctgcacgcgcaagtgGCGGCGACGTTTCGAGGCGCGACATCCCAAACAAGtccgcgtcgagcgcaatgcCCGACTTTTCGCTCAAAAGCGAGGCGGCCAGATCATCTTTGAGGATCGCGCGGCCCGAGTAGGGCACGGCGACAATCACGTCATCGTGGAAGAACTCGTCAAAAGACATGCGCTCTACGGGATGCCGCTTCAACAGGCTCCGGATCAAGGCCTTGATGTCGGGCGCGACGTCGTGCGGCGTCGGGCGCggctgctcgccgtgcattttccggcgtgcagcgtcgcgtgcaagcgACTGCGGAGAGCGTTCGTCGGGAAACTTGATCCGGTCGTTGCTCTGCTCGATCCGGCGCAGTAGCTCGACATGATTCGTCGCGCGGAACGGCGGCTTGCCTACCGACATCTCGTACAAGACCGCGCCAACAGACCAGAGGTCGGCTTTTGCATCGTACTTTTCATAGCGCAAAATCTCTGGGGCCATGTACAACGGCGAGCCGCAAAGTGTCTTGGCAAGCGAGGCCGCAGGGAGAGAGCGGGCAAACCCAAAATCGGCCACCTTGATTTGCGGAAGCTCGCGGGGATGACCAGAAGCAAGGCATTCCTCGTCAGGGATCCGCAAAAGCAAGTTTTGCGGCTTGATATCGCGGTGCACAATATCGCGGCTCCGCAAAAATCGCAGCGCAGAAGCGAGTTGTGCGAAAAAAGAGCGGACCATGGCGTCGTTTAGCCCGCCGTCGATTGGGTGAGGgtacaagcgccgctgctcagcagcgAGTGGATTCGCTGCAGCGTTCCCATCCCATGGCGCAACATCGCCGTGCTGGCGAATGTACTGCGACAAATCACCGCCGGGACAGTACTCCATGATAAGGTGAATAAACTCGTCCGAGTACACGCAGTCCCGCAGATCCACAATATTCGTGTGCCGCATGGAAGTAAGAATGCTGATTTCACCCTCCAAATTCTCCAGTAACTTTGGCGAGAGCTTGTTCCGCATCACAGACTTGACCGCAAACAGTTGCCGTGGTGGTGCCTGAGTGAGTCATCTCGCAACGTACCTTGTGCCGGGCGCGATACACCAGCGCAAACGATCCCTTGCCTATCtcatgctcgagcacgtAATCCCCAACACATTTTTCTTCCTCGCTACTCTCCGCTGCCATGGCGGATAAAAATAAAGGACCCTAGCAGTGTGCACGAAGCCTATCATGGCCcctgcgcatggcgcggcgccgccacgcATGTGTCACGTGACCtattgcgcgcatttgctgCGCCTTCGCTTTCGCTTGTGTCTCAatggcagcggcggcgcggacgTCGGGTGATCCTGGTGGTGGCCAGCACACACCATGGTATACGAAGCTGCGTACGGGGCCATTACGCCGTGGAAGCACCGCGAATCTGGACTCGCAGTATACCCAATCGTCGCCTGACGGCCAAAGCTCCTCACTGCCTTCCCTGCCAGCATCACCACGTACAGGGAGCACCGCAGCGTCCCCGATGATGGGCTCTTCAGATGCATATACAGCCTCTCCGACACTGGAGTACCCCCTTTCGCTGTGGTCGAATGCGGAAGATTCGGGGGCGCGTGATACGACGCCTTCAAGTGGCAGCATCGGCGAGGCGCATTCGCGCAGCCAAGCGCACGTTAACGCCAGCTTGAGTGCCCAGCACGTGCCATCCTCGCGGCAAAATACACGGCGTGTGATGTACATGCATCCGAGCATGAGCACGAGCTCCTCGTTGAGTTCCGGCCGCTGTGCGAATCTGAATCCGCCCGCGGTGACAAAGCTTGCCTCCTCCGAGGGCGGCTCGGATACATTCCACACCTTTGCAGCCTTGTCCACCGCGGACACCGTACCTGCCAAACCACGCAGGCGTATGGGCAGTCCCCATGACTATGCCACGCAGTTTATCCGGCGcgtttccagcgcgccagACACTAAGATGCTCTTTCATacacagcggcgcggcgcgcctcccGGCATGCCGCCCACGCAAGTAGATGTGAGCACACTGGTGCAGCCGACGCTCGCTGAGGAGCCGACACCCTTGCCCAACACATCGCTGCCCAACACACCTCTGGTCCCGTCGCCGGAAGtgtcgacgcgccgcaacaAGTTTCTCcctttgctgcgcagtgcgcgtACGCGCGCTGAGCCTCAAGCGGCACAGGAGCCTGCGATGCCCAAGAGCCGCTCCTTCTACCGCCTGTTTAAGTCGAAAAGCTCgagtgcactgcgcgccgtcgcggaAAAGCCacgcgatgctgcgccgcccgtcCCGCCGATACCTGTGACGGTGGTGCATGGGGAggccgtgccgcgcccacGCACTGTGCATCTGTCGCGCATCAAGACGGTCCAGTCGGCCGTCTCTGCCAACGATTTCCGGCACATTAAGCTGCTGGGCAAAGGCGACGTAGGGCGAGTCTACCTTGTGCAGGACAAGCGGTCTCAGCAGCTGTACGCGATGAAGGTGCTGTCCAAAGTCGAGATGGTGAAGCGGAACAAGGTCAAGCGTGCACTTGCCGAGCAATCGATCCTCGTGTCTTCGAACCACCCGTTTATCGTGCCACTGTACCATACTTTCCAGTCGAAGGACTACCTGTACCTGTGCATGGAGTACTGTGCAGGCGGTGAGTTTTTCCGTACCCTGCAGTCGCGCCCCGGGCGATGCTTGGCCGAGGACGACGCGAAATTTTATGCGGCAGAAGtcattgccgcgctcgaATACCTACACCTGATGGGCTTTATTTAC encodes:
- a CDS encoding uncharacterized protein (EggNog:ENOG503PKVC); the encoded protein is MAWTKPYGKTLARLRFRKSLESGIFTATFVVAILTVSISASTILPCPANGKGSVKDRMDPHTRGAFAQEEQKTNDTPNAPKDTLPVGGLGQRALLTKRGGWIEIDERPPFFSWRRWTGS
- the ATG1 gene encoding non-specific serine/threonine protein kinase (EggNog:ENOG503NY72; COG:O; COG:T; COG:U), which encodes MRNKLSPKLLENLEGEISILTSMRHTNIVDLRDCVYSDEFIHLIMEYCPGGDLSQYIRQHGDVAPWDGNAAANPLAAEQRRLYPHPIDGGLNDAMVRSFFAQLASALRFLRSRDIVHRDIKPQNLLLRIPDEECLASGHPRELPQIKVADFGFARSLPAASLAKTLCGSPLYMAPEILRYEKYDAKADLWSVGAVLYEMSVGKPPFRATNHVELLRRIEQSNDRIKFPDERSPQSLARDAARRKMHGEQPRPTPHDVAPDIKALIRSLLKRHPVERMSFDEFFHDDVIVAVPYSGRAILKDDLAASLLSEKSGIALDADLFGMSRLETSPPLARAEAPLEDSKEPDTVLASRLMELPINDASRALNTAFGFKPGAESEVSNTPGAGKMPPNALNPSALSRAISMAGGRLASSGTAPAQAKSLDALDTAPFSEQDLAAVLHGFAQKAYVLHEFADARLAECNATVRMNTNGLSPVDSSPNSAALHFQETVVAESLALYVRALGFLQRGLFAVNGYAENLEGAEPSEAMRSLAHWFRSQFDECYEKSVHARAALSADVVPDSVQNLDRQIFDKALELARSAAVDELEGNCEQLDWDTTNCVLAYETAAALLLGLLDPGEDALGLSVTSVSTVEKFLKSINKRLSALQSVPVDVAT
- a CDS encoding uncharacterized protein (EggNog:ENOG503P4YB; COG:S); translation: MSRLQCIAILGQNNAPLYLGVDPAVDGENTKWFFLAHGALDMVEEHSKQHTDQYLGLLMSIEDNAIYGYLTNTRIKFLLMLQQSEEPGPDADILPVFRAIYTAYTAYMANPFVDCNVHLLPGYDPEAGLATPRPCAPIQMQGGARPIESPLFAKRISEIAGWGARGDARVQEA
- the RDI1 gene encoding rho GDP dissociation inhibitor (BUSCO:EOG09264KK7; COG:T; EggNog:ENOG503NZGF); the encoded protein is MTGSEPDDELNPTRVYEEHTYHAAISGYNPGQKKSLQEYANLHAEDESLRRWKESLGIVPGAAPADANAPKLTIHKLALESSVLPNGSLGIQLDRPGELERLSKEPLQVPEGIEYSVMIRFSVGSEVLSGLKYIHVVRRAGMPVDRMEEMIGSYPPRNEPCEKRFAPSEAPSGFLARSGINSVRSKVVDDDGTVYADFAWSFKLVKA
- the NRC2 gene encoding serine/threonine protein kinase, AGC (EggNog:ENOG503NUP7; COG:T) produces the protein MMGSSDAYTASPTLEYPLSLWSNAEDSGARDTTPSSGSIGEAHSRSQAHVNASLSAQHVPSSRQNTRRVMYMHPSMSTSSSLSSGRCANLNPPAVTKLASSEGGSDTFHTFAALSTADTVPAKPRRRMGSPHDYATQFIRRVSSAPDTKMLFHTQRRGAPPGMPPTQVDVSTLVQPTLAEEPTPLPNTSLPNTPLVPSPEVSTRRNKFLPLLRSARTRAEPQAAQEPAMPKSRSFYRLFKSKSSSALRAVAEKPRDAAPPVPPIPVTVVHGEAVPRPRTVHLSRIKTVQSAVSANDFRHIKLLGKGDVGRVYLVQDKRSQQLYAMKVLSKVEMVKRNKVKRALAEQSILVSSNHPFIVPLYHTFQSKDYLYLCMEYCAGGEFFRTLQSRPGRCLAEDDAKFYAAEVIAALEYLHLMGFIYRDLKPENILLHTSGHLMLTDFDLSAKSSVQQAGAPAMFQASPKAMPMVDTRSCIADLRTNSFVGTEEYIAPEVIKGCGHTSAVDWWTLGILIYEMIFATTPFKGSSRNGTFANVLRKDVAFREGIPISSNGKALIRKLLVKDEHKRLGSQFGASELKQNRWFSTISWGLLRNMRPPIVPHQMDMESVLKDAAEKPARNMDWERQSIFEGFEYVSPVSPRLPFQEFQNVSIERNAP
- a CDS encoding uncharacterized protein (COG:O; EggNog:ENOG503P42X; SECRETED:SignalP(1-23)); translated protein: MNDLLGALFALLVFWMILRMIVGVQDNEPVEARRSNHGQSMQEMVDTVRNLFPHIPETSIRYDLMQSRNAEITCDNILQNGYLPTPPPEFLATLPQAAHSTSSAETTESGKDTLSRPAPNLIARFQLDSRLNEDSSMSTALDKGKAPAHRSLSNEWSTSSKAREFALQERKAQLILQARQRMLQRKASGAGKTDGNVSTSA
- a CDS encoding uncharacterized protein (EggNog:ENOG503P8SQ; COG:S), producing MPGAPRRTFSVECARRQAETVTLAESIKQLMRGSAQPVAIVSAFLPPDKAHEKPRFIHSATLSSFTTVSLSPPIVAFSIRLPSRMADALRTGAEISSEGNSDTHKRKPHFLIHILSSTQSPLSNYFARPGAPAYPIEASAACDDEEHPFASHPSAPSTTVDGQLVLRESLGALACSLVYQLDLSSADLHGTTRFIDKDGSQEAGSALFLGEIHAVEQAVHEQNEKDTRRPLVYWNQQYCSLLENS
- the COX10_2 gene encoding heme o synthase (TransMembrane:1 (o422-440i); EggNog:ENOG503NXTP; COG:H; COG:I), with protein sequence MSSRQSNTVDVPGVHKEQHTAPTNANKGDIKGDARKKPESKLDVTETARKARADMAKQMRSMDEWPHTADDGVDRNHPLVSPTAEDLLKQRFLNAQKRSHGSLSLGGSGESLEIPSVFRERTKKEDGKDTSLMGTTQAPGAATAAGSTIAGGAFASQMRDAPPRKQVKAPHENSAPDAKDKKASEKTKAAALPDPPALPSKKMNVNPLLNFDLSDIEHDGDTADPSPYFPGAIAAITSRPHLENLELPFDTHVLVRRLDEGGWKTPGEKFMEVDGKKVRRHDPAETIMKLTRDLLHSRGKELAENNIDRSDLDNQFYLFSSALAELRTEVLVRARNDAAALRSLASLLQREVDGLAQKMQQEIERLKHDIQVDMNYRKTEVKDENNHLELDIQDLNNRFTIFLSDLRTEIEQSIKWDATRRALALVFGIVAILVCTLALADYLSKDEKYEGEAKKHAKLAAAENAARVTLRDERAPLADEASQPRSAEEWGLLPRYDSDDPRYV